A genomic region of Gammaproteobacteria bacterium contains the following coding sequences:
- the trmD gene encoding tRNA (guanosine(37)-N1)-methyltransferase TrmD, translating to MRIDVVTLFPEMVRGVLAYGVTSRAVARGLIDVHTWNPRDHASNVHRSVDDRPYGGGPGMVMMVEPLLAAIRAARTARTDEARTIYLSPQGRTLHQAALVHMAAGHGMIVVAGRYEGVDERLIQVAIDEEWSLGDYVMSGGELPAMVLIDVLARLQPGALGDEGSAAQESFMHGLLDYPHYTRPRTVEGLPVPPVLLQGDHAAIERWRRKQALGRTALRRPELLTGGVMNAGDQRLLDEFMREEKDSSGLLNTDRVNNDE from the coding sequence ATGCGTATCGACGTCGTGACCCTGTTCCCGGAGATGGTGCGCGGCGTGCTCGCATACGGCGTGACCAGCCGGGCGGTGGCGCGCGGACTTATCGACGTGCACACGTGGAATCCGCGCGACCATGCGTCGAATGTCCATCGCAGTGTTGACGACCGGCCTTACGGGGGCGGGCCCGGGATGGTGATGATGGTCGAGCCGCTGCTGGCCGCGATTCGTGCCGCGCGGACAGCGCGCACGGATGAGGCTCGGACAATATACTTGAGCCCGCAAGGCCGGACACTGCATCAGGCGGCACTGGTCCACATGGCGGCGGGCCACGGCATGATCGTGGTCGCCGGACGCTACGAGGGTGTGGATGAACGCCTGATTCAAGTCGCGATCGATGAAGAATGGTCGCTCGGCGATTACGTCATGAGCGGGGGCGAGCTGCCCGCGATGGTGTTGATTGATGTGCTCGCGCGCCTGCAGCCGGGCGCGCTGGGGGACGAAGGCTCCGCGGCGCAGGAATCGTTTATGCACGGCTTGCTGGATTATCCGCATTACACGCGCCCGCGCACCGTCGAGGGTCTGCCGGTGCCGCCGGTGCTGTTGCAGGGTGATCACGCGGCCATCGAGCGCTGGCGCCGCAAGCAGGCGCTGGGTCGCACGGCATTACGGCGTCCGGAATTGCTGACAGGCGGCGTCATGAACGCGGGCGACCAGCGTCTGCTTGATGAATTCATGCGTGAGGAGAAGGATTCGAGCGGATTGTTGAACACAGACAGAGTGAATAACGATGAGTGA
- the rplS gene encoding 50S ribosomal protein L19, translated as MAEIIRELEAAQLKAEVPDFAPGDTVTVMVRVAEGSRERLQAFEGVVIARRNRGLNSAFTVRKMSHGEGVERVFQTHSPVVADIKVKRRGKVRQAKLYHLRGLTGKAARIKEKL; from the coding sequence ATGGCTGAAATAATACGAGAGCTGGAAGCCGCGCAGCTCAAGGCGGAGGTGCCTGATTTTGCGCCCGGTGATACGGTCACCGTAATGGTGCGGGTGGCCGAAGGTAGCCGCGAGCGGTTGCAGGCGTTCGAAGGGGTGGTGATCGCCCGGCGCAACCGCGGTCTCAATTCAGCATTCACCGTGCGGAAAATGTCGCATGGCGAGGGTGTGGAGCGCGTATTTCAGACCCACAGCCCGGTAGTCGCGGATATCAAGGTCAAGCGCCGCGGCAAGGTGCGTCAGGCCAAGCTTTATCACCTGCGCGGACTGACCGGCAAAGCCGCGCGTATCAAAGAGAAGCTCTAG
- the rimM gene encoding ribosome maturation factor RimM, translated as MNDRQARVRIGRVSGLFGVSGWVKVFSYTEPRENIVQYSPWRLVRAGGEELKAVAEGRRQGDAVVVRLQDVEDRDTAAALVGAEIEVEASQFEPLPPDEFYWAQLQGLEVVELQGRSLGRIDHLLRTGAHDVLVVDGERQRLIPFVRGAVVKDIDLEARVMRVDWAPDY; from the coding sequence ATGAACGATCGCCAGGCGCGCGTGCGGATCGGACGGGTTTCAGGTCTGTTCGGTGTGTCCGGCTGGGTGAAAGTCTTTTCGTATACCGAGCCGCGCGAAAACATAGTTCAATACAGTCCATGGCGGCTAGTCCGCGCAGGCGGTGAAGAGCTAAAAGCGGTAGCAGAAGGCCGCCGCCAGGGCGATGCGGTAGTTGTCCGGCTGCAAGACGTCGAAGACCGCGATACCGCAGCGGCGCTGGTGGGCGCGGAAATCGAGGTCGAAGCCTCCCAGTTCGAGCCATTGCCGCCGGACGAATTCTACTGGGCGCAGTTGCAGGGACTGGAGGTCGTGGAACTGCAGGGGCGCAGCCTTGGCAGGATCGATCATCTGCTGCGTACCGGTGCGCACGACGTGCTGGTAGTGGATGGCGAGCGTCAACGCCTGATCCCGTTCGTACGCGGCGCGGTGGTCAAGGACATCGATCTGGAGGCGCGGGTGATGCGCGTGGACTGGGCGCCGGATTACTGA
- the htpG gene encoding molecular chaperone HtpG, giving the protein MTVEAQKETLDFQAEVNQLLHLMIHSMYSNKEIFLRELISNASDACDKLRFEALSNDALFEGESELKIQVDFDEKARTVTVRDNGIGMSRDEVIQNIGTIAKSGTREFFKNLTGDKAKDSKMIGEFGVGFYSSFVVADTVTLTTRRAGLGLEAGVRWTSDGKGDFSIETVERPERGTEVTLRLREAEDDLLNRWRLRNIITKYSDHIPLPVEMRKEDDKGEVQDDWETVNKASALWARPKSEIKDEEYEELYKHVAHDFEGPLTWTHNRVEGKLEYISLLFIPKRAPFDLFDRDHMRGVKLYVHRVFIMDDAEQLMPRYLRFVRGVIDSNDLPLNVSREILQDNKVIDSIRSGSVKKVLGLLADMADKEPEKYQAFWDEFGKVIKEGPAEDFGNKDAIAKLLRFASTHSNDKTQSTSLADYVARMKDGQDKIFFITADNFAAASNSPHLEIFRKKGVEVLLMHDRVDEWLVSHLTEFEGKKLQSVAKGELDLGSVESGEEKKEQKEVEEEAKDFIERIKKALGEKVADVRVSHRLTTSPACIVLNEHDMALYMQHLLKQAGHDMPASRPVLEVNPTHPIVERIRDNPDEKDFDGWAELLLEQAVLAEGGQLENPAGFVARLNTLMLDMVK; this is encoded by the coding sequence ATGACCGTCGAAGCGCAAAAAGAAACGCTGGACTTCCAGGCGGAAGTGAATCAGCTGTTGCACCTCATGATTCACTCGATGTACTCCAACAAGGAGATCTTTCTGCGCGAGCTGATCTCCAACGCCTCGGACGCCTGCGACAAACTGCGCTTCGAGGCGCTCTCCAACGATGCGTTGTTCGAGGGCGAGTCGGAGCTTAAAATACAGGTCGACTTCGACGAGAAAGCGCGCACCGTAACTGTCCGCGACAACGGCATTGGCATGAGTCGCGATGAGGTGATTCAGAACATCGGCACCATCGCCAAATCGGGCACGCGGGAGTTCTTCAAGAATCTTACCGGCGACAAGGCGAAGGATTCGAAGATGATTGGCGAATTCGGCGTCGGGTTTTACTCATCGTTCGTCGTCGCCGACACGGTCACCCTGACCACGCGGCGCGCGGGCTTAGGCCTGGAAGCGGGCGTGCGCTGGACCTCGGACGGCAAGGGCGATTTCAGCATCGAAACAGTGGAACGGCCTGAGCGCGGCACGGAGGTCACCCTGCGCCTGCGCGAAGCAGAGGATGACCTGCTGAACCGCTGGCGGCTGCGCAACATCATCACCAAATATTCCGACCATATCCCGCTCCCGGTGGAGATGCGCAAGGAGGACGACAAGGGCGAGGTGCAGGACGATTGGGAGACCGTCAACAAGGCCTCGGCGCTGTGGGCGCGACCCAAGAGCGAGATCAAGGACGAAGAATACGAGGAGCTTTACAAGCATGTCGCGCACGACTTCGAGGGGCCGCTCACGTGGACGCACAATCGGGTCGAAGGCAAGCTCGAATACATTTCACTGTTGTTTATTCCTAAGCGCGCGCCATTCGATCTGTTCGACCGCGATCATATGCGCGGCGTCAAACTGTACGTGCATCGCGTGTTCATCATGGACGACGCCGAGCAGTTGATGCCGCGTTATTTGCGCTTCGTGCGCGGGGTGATCGACTCCAATGATTTACCGCTCAACGTCTCGCGCGAGATCCTGCAGGACAACAAGGTCATCGACAGCATCCGCTCTGGCTCTGTGAAAAAAGTCTTGGGCCTGCTGGCCGACATGGCTGACAAGGAGCCCGAGAAGTATCAAGCGTTCTGGGACGAGTTCGGCAAAGTCATCAAGGAAGGGCCGGCTGAGGATTTTGGTAACAAGGACGCGATCGCAAAACTGCTGCGCTTCGCCTCCACGCACTCCAACGACAAGACGCAATCGACTTCGCTCGCTGATTACGTCGCGCGCATGAAAGACGGTCAGGACAAGATCTTTTTCATCACCGCGGACAACTTTGCTGCCGCCAGCAACAGCCCGCACCTGGAGATCTTCCGCAAGAAGGGTGTCGAGGTATTGTTGATGCACGATCGAGTCGATGAGTGGCTGGTGTCGCATCTCACCGAATTCGAAGGCAAAAAGCTGCAATCGGTGGCCAAGGGCGAGCTGGATCTGGGTTCGGTGGAAAGCGGCGAAGAGAAGAAGGAACAGAAAGAAGTCGAGGAGGAGGCCAAGGATTTCATCGAGCGCATCAAGAAAGCGCTGGGCGAAAAGGTCGCGGACGTGCGCGTGTCGCATCGACTGACCACGTCGCCTGCCTGCATTGTGCTGAACGAGCACGATATGGCGTTATACATGCAGCATCTGCTCAAACAGGCGGGCCATGACATGCCCGCCAGCCGACCGGTGCTGGAGGTCAATCCCACACATCCCATCGTCGAACGCATCAGGGACAACCCGGACGAGAAAGACTTCGAC
- the rpsP gene encoding 30S ribosomal protein S16: MVVIRLTRRGAKKRPFYHIVVTDSRKRRDGGYIEELGYFNPIAVGKETRLHFDGERARYWLEQGAKPSERVTSLFKEGAKTETEAAA; this comes from the coding sequence ATGGTAGTCATTCGCCTGACGCGCCGCGGCGCCAAGAAACGGCCTTTTTATCACATCGTCGTCACCGATTCCCGCAAGCGTCGCGATGGCGGCTACATCGAAGAGCTGGGGTACTTTAATCCGATCGCCGTCGGCAAGGAGACGCGCCTGCATTTCGATGGTGAGCGTGCGCGGTACTGGCTGGAGCAGGGCGCCAAGCCGTCGGAGCGCGTGACGAGTCTGTTCAAGGAAGGCGCGAAGACGGAAACCGAGGCCGCCGCGTGA